A section of the Elizabethkingia anophelis R26 genome encodes:
- a CDS encoding YceI family protein: MKKISVLALVAVGLLAASCNKAKTDTSVATEQTVAEGKGEKLAVDTVASVVNWKAFHKGGFAPRWGTLNVKSGDLSIEGGQVTAGDFIIDMTSIKVDPASVTEADKKPAELEAHLKNPDFFNVEKNPVSDFKITSVADLKETPKDAVAGANKTISGNLTLLGKTMNVTFPAKVDITDATAAIQAKFTVNRADWGIKFGTTESDPAEWMISKDIEIAIDVKAKK, encoded by the coding sequence ATGAAAAAAATTAGTGTATTAGCATTAGTAGCAGTAGGATTGCTTGCAGCATCATGTAACAAAGCAAAAACTGATACATCAGTAGCTACCGAACAAACAGTTGCAGAAGGCAAAGGAGAAAAGTTAGCAGTAGATACAGTAGCTTCTGTAGTAAACTGGAAAGCTTTCCACAAAGGCGGATTTGCACCTCGTTGGGGAACTCTTAATGTAAAATCAGGTGATTTGAGTATTGAAGGCGGACAGGTAACAGCAGGTGACTTTATTATTGATATGACTTCTATTAAAGTAGATCCGGCTTCTGTTACTGAAGCAGATAAAAAACCTGCAGAACTTGAAGCTCACTTGAAGAATCCTGATTTCTTTAATGTAGAGAAAAACCCTGTTTCTGATTTTAAAATTACAAGTGTTGCTGACTTAAAGGAGACTCCAAAAGATGCTGTTGCCGGAGCTAATAAAACAATAAGCGGAAACCTTACTTTACTTGGAAAAACAATGAATGTTACCTTCCCTGCCAAAGTAGATATCACAGACGCTACAGCAGCTATTCAGGCTAAATTTACAGTGAACAGAGCGGACTGGGGTATTAAATTCGGTACTACTGAATCTGATCCGGCTGAATGGATGATTAGTAAAGACATCGAAATTGCAATTGATGTAAAAGCTAAAAAATAA
- a CDS encoding bestrophin family protein has translation MITTKYINYRQILNLSGLHVIILTIWCTLVAALFYFFKWQWMVIPWVPVALIGTAEAFYVGFKNNQAYDRLWEARKIWGGIVNSSRSLTSMLYAFNTAKESDLELEKKRKKIAYRHIAWLYAFREQLLVPTEWEHISIEKHGVNVDQRRNRLIKAGFPDYGRTPIFLNKYLSEEEAALQSEYKNFATFLISQQAKDVNELKNSKDISDFNQMQLQECLNLFYDYQGQAERIKKFPSPRQFASTAFIFNVIFMMLLPLGLVNEFAKLGNWGILLSIPFCVIIGWIYIVMELVGDYSENPFAGLMFDIPMLSICRTIEIDMLQIIGENKDDLPEGITSKNGVLV, from the coding sequence ATGATCACAACCAAATACATTAATTATAGGCAAATCCTTAATCTCTCAGGACTCCATGTTATTATACTCACCATATGGTGTACTCTTGTAGCAGCTCTCTTTTACTTTTTTAAATGGCAATGGATGGTTATCCCATGGGTACCTGTAGCATTAATTGGTACTGCCGAGGCATTCTATGTAGGTTTTAAAAACAATCAGGCCTACGACAGATTGTGGGAAGCAAGAAAAATATGGGGTGGTATCGTCAACTCCAGCCGTTCACTTACATCTATGCTTTATGCCTTTAATACTGCTAAAGAAAGTGATCTGGAACTGGAGAAGAAAAGAAAGAAAATAGCCTATCGCCATATTGCATGGCTATATGCTTTCCGGGAGCAACTTCTGGTTCCGACCGAATGGGAACACATTAGTATTGAGAAACACGGGGTTAATGTAGACCAAAGACGTAACAGACTAATTAAGGCCGGATTCCCGGATTATGGAAGAACCCCTATTTTCCTGAATAAATACCTTTCTGAAGAGGAAGCAGCATTACAGTCGGAATATAAAAATTTCGCAACCTTTCTGATATCACAACAGGCTAAGGATGTGAATGAACTAAAAAACAGTAAGGATATTTCTGATTTCAATCAAATGCAGCTTCAGGAATGTCTGAATTTGTTTTACGATTATCAGGGTCAGGCTGAAAGAATTAAAAAATTCCCTTCACCAAGACAGTTTGCCAGTACAGCCTTTATTTTCAATGTTATCTTTATGATGTTGCTACCATTAGGACTCGTGAATGAATTTGCTAAACTGGGAAACTGGGGCATACTCCTCAGCATCCCCTTCTGTGTTATTATCGGCTGGATTTATATCGTAATGGAACTGGTAGGTGATTATTCAGAAAATCCATTTGCCGGGTTGATGTTCGACATTCCAATGCTCTCTATTTGCAGAACCATTGAAATAGACATGCTCCAGATCATCGGAGAAAACAAAGATGATCTGCCGGAAGGAATTACCTCCAAAAACGGGGTTCTGGTATAA
- a CDS encoding MFS transporter, with product MNAYSKRWQALGFLVAGAFLSPLDYFIVNMALPAIQKAFNATDQQLQLVVAIYGLTYAALVVCGGRLGDIYGRKRVFSLGLYIFLFSSIACAFSPDISMLIAARLFQGVGASLLAPQVLASVRVLFSSIEQPKAVSIFSSVFGLASVAGQLLGGLLLNLHWAGFSWEMVFLVNVPVTIVCITGIHFTMDNNKDPKLSGIDYKGALLLILALLLFICSLIFGREYHWAWWIFCIMIAGLVLLVLFFRYEVKRYHQNKTVLIDPTLLLDKRFSLSLPVILFYNFTAGLFICYPYYLQQFLHYSPMSTGLAIVPYGLAFFLGPLIAQRVKLPVNTLIYIGLGLLIIGFSMSSILFYLWQKPSLATDITLFLAGLGHGVIMPVMMRTAISLVSKDRAGQASALVSISMQVGGVTGGAIIGTIFFSTIDILSFPKAFALAILMIAIFQITGVYINTKLTKYIINNNN from the coding sequence ATGAATGCTTATTCAAAAAGATGGCAGGCACTGGGTTTTCTGGTTGCAGGAGCTTTTTTATCGCCATTGGATTATTTTATTGTTAATATGGCCTTACCGGCTATACAAAAAGCTTTTAACGCAACTGACCAGCAATTACAGTTAGTTGTTGCTATTTATGGACTAACTTATGCTGCATTGGTCGTGTGTGGCGGAAGATTGGGGGATATCTACGGAAGAAAGAGAGTATTTAGCCTTGGATTGTACATTTTTCTGTTTTCCTCTATAGCCTGTGCCTTTTCGCCTGATATTTCTATGCTTATTGCTGCCAGACTTTTTCAGGGAGTGGGAGCGTCCCTTTTGGCTCCACAAGTACTGGCTTCTGTTCGGGTATTGTTCAGTAGTATCGAGCAGCCCAAGGCGGTTAGTATTTTTAGTTCAGTATTTGGCCTGGCTTCAGTAGCAGGGCAGTTATTGGGTGGGCTTTTGCTTAATCTGCATTGGGCAGGATTTTCTTGGGAAATGGTGTTTCTGGTAAATGTTCCGGTTACCATTGTTTGTATTACAGGTATTCATTTTACAATGGATAATAACAAAGATCCAAAATTATCCGGTATCGATTATAAAGGAGCATTACTGCTCATTCTTGCATTGTTACTCTTTATTTGCTCACTTATTTTTGGAAGGGAATACCATTGGGCATGGTGGATTTTTTGCATCATGATAGCAGGATTAGTGCTTTTAGTTCTATTTTTCAGATACGAAGTAAAACGGTATCATCAGAACAAAACAGTTCTTATAGATCCTACCTTATTACTGGATAAGCGATTTTCATTAAGCCTGCCTGTTATATTGTTCTACAATTTTACAGCGGGGTTGTTTATTTGCTATCCTTATTATTTACAGCAATTCTTGCATTACTCACCAATGAGTACAGGACTAGCTATTGTTCCTTATGGATTGGCATTTTTCCTTGGGCCTTTAATTGCTCAAAGAGTAAAACTTCCTGTCAATACTTTAATTTATATAGGCTTGGGATTACTTATAATAGGTTTTTCAATGAGTTCGATACTCTTTTACCTATGGCAGAAACCTTCATTGGCAACGGATATTACATTGTTTCTGGCCGGGCTCGGACATGGTGTGATTATGCCGGTTATGATGCGGACAGCTATTTCATTGGTAAGTAAAGATAGGGCAGGGCAGGCCTCTGCTTTGGTAAGTATTAGCATGCAGGTTGGTGGGGTAACTGGTGGAGCTATTATCGGAACCATATTTTTTAGTACAATAGATATCCTAAGCTTTCCAAAAGCTTTTGCACTGGCTATTTTAATGATTGCCATATTTCAGATTACTGGGGTCTATATTAACACCAAGCTGACAAAATATATCATAAACAATAACAACTAA
- a CDS encoding AraC family transcriptional regulator, with the protein MKNLHIENIIVKELKLVNESIQFRTQAFLSLVYIVKGEGELSYDDHQINFAKGKLIIIPQHQVYHFRSADAQLIAVQCPVEFIDKIRLEADRIESCENLYKLQYISNNHHSRAGCVFRNKNDESFAEILILQIAREYRNKTEDYLIIRNSISILLNLITRNIIKSETSDIEKNRKAFSIMKIITYIQQYIKDKEKLRIPIIAEHFRISENYFGEYFKQQTGISYQDYLLDYRLKLVENYLRHSSIRLSEIAYELQFSDESHLSKLFKKHRGVTPGEYRKQK; encoded by the coding sequence ATGAAAAACCTGCATATAGAAAATATTATAGTAAAAGAATTAAAGCTGGTTAATGAGTCTATTCAATTCCGGACTCAGGCTTTTCTTAGCCTTGTTTATATTGTGAAAGGCGAAGGAGAACTCTCTTATGATGACCATCAGATAAATTTCGCAAAGGGAAAACTCATTATAATTCCTCAGCATCAGGTTTATCATTTCAGAAGTGCAGATGCACAGCTAATAGCCGTTCAGTGTCCCGTTGAGTTTATCGACAAAATACGTCTCGAAGCTGACCGTATAGAAAGTTGTGAAAACCTGTATAAGCTACAGTATATTAGCAATAACCATCACTCGCGTGCAGGATGTGTATTCCGGAATAAAAATGATGAGTCTTTTGCGGAAATCCTTATTCTGCAGATAGCCCGGGAGTACAGAAACAAAACGGAGGACTACCTCATCATCAGAAACAGTATTTCTATTTTACTGAATCTTATTACCCGCAATATTATTAAAAGCGAAACGTCTGATATAGAAAAAAACCGGAAAGCATTTTCTATTATGAAAATCATTACCTATATCCAACAGTATATAAAGGACAAAGAAAAACTGCGTATTCCGATAATCGCTGAACATTTCCGAATTTCCGAGAATTATTTTGGCGAGTATTTCAAACAACAGACAGGTATCTCTTATCAGGACTATTTACTGGATTACCGTTTAAAGCTTGTAGAAAACTATCTACGCCATAGCAGTATCCGTCTGAGCGAAATTGCTTATGAATTACAATTCAGCGATGAAAGTCACCTTTCAAAATTATTTAAAAAGCACAGGGGGGTAACTCCGGGAGAATACAGGAAGCAGAAATAA
- a CDS encoding fimbrillin family protein, which translates to MNNTTTYKSCSRIFSALFSTLLLTFSVASCSPDNNETSSVGGEGMKMVINVDGVIGTEVIQPVSKTAVASVSSSMPLTGNASAINTTTTTASGFIADAKAKQVPMNAAAGNQVLRSAVASTGNLNNNLIAATQPMPAGYTYRILIYNKATGLLWKTVQATSGTPVSLDAVKGGTYTWYAYSYNNNETIPEPANTANPAIDTAIDKDLLYATGEVVVAKTPQNQQDTYNVAITFQHKVAQVSVKVDASILAEYVTINSFKASFAQNNYLKKGTFDIKGGSISNLQVIPTTDIFTTLSPTNVWEANYYTADPAALTSYKVNIDDLQVHFTDAAPAVADRNLATYNGAANKPSFTYNFTSPASGQRLLGVANLWYMLTSKRILHISNNTTYGYALEQGRSWAFLNAKENFGNLSTSLVKMAPWTPGGGAWIGGNATDDKTENWVNYSASTTGDNNIINKINPADASKKPDIIILGYDVLYIRPAVATALLDYINNNGIVIMLLQDSVGPENRSFFNSLFGVSNITLDSNGSGGAMYPLVGTNSNDKILNGQVGDARGQYWGEDAGTTLGIVNVPLSQVTVYSYGQAINRTGSNSGITMFKHNTKNFFYIGDGGFVSNGDLTSAVICPFNYDATTKRPLPKPYGDAGNGYTSRSKSAYNSIVMGNIMVWAARTSEFNGFKPWKYAAPPTP; encoded by the coding sequence ATGAATAATACAACTACATATAAAAGCTGTAGCAGAATATTCTCAGCGTTGTTTTCAACTTTACTCTTAACGTTCTCTGTAGCAAGCTGTTCACCGGATAATAATGAGACTTCATCTGTCGGAGGTGAAGGAATGAAAATGGTAATAAATGTAGACGGAGTGATAGGAACAGAGGTTATTCAGCCTGTTAGTAAAACGGCAGTAGCATCGGTAAGCAGCAGCATGCCCCTTACAGGAAATGCTTCTGCAATAAATACTACAACTACTACAGCTAGCGGATTTATCGCTGATGCCAAAGCAAAACAAGTACCTATGAATGCAGCAGCAGGAAATCAGGTTCTTAGATCTGCAGTTGCGAGCACAGGCAATCTTAATAATAATCTTATAGCAGCTACACAGCCGATGCCGGCGGGGTATACTTACCGTATACTTATTTATAATAAGGCTACAGGATTATTATGGAAAACTGTACAAGCTACTTCCGGAACACCTGTATCTCTGGATGCTGTAAAAGGAGGAACTTATACATGGTATGCCTATTCCTACAACAATAACGAAACAATACCTGAACCTGCGAATACAGCAAATCCTGCTATAGATACAGCAATAGATAAAGATTTACTCTACGCAACAGGAGAAGTGGTAGTTGCTAAAACTCCGCAAAATCAGCAGGATACTTACAATGTAGCGATTACATTTCAACACAAAGTGGCGCAGGTAAGTGTAAAAGTGGATGCTTCAATATTAGCAGAATATGTCACCATTAACAGTTTCAAAGCAAGTTTTGCACAGAATAATTATCTTAAAAAAGGCACTTTTGATATTAAGGGAGGTAGTATAAGTAATTTGCAGGTAATCCCGACAACGGATATTTTTACCACGTTGTCACCTACAAATGTGTGGGAAGCTAATTATTACACTGCTGATCCGGCAGCTTTAACCTCATATAAAGTAAATATAGATGATCTGCAGGTTCACTTCACCGATGCAGCACCTGCTGTTGCCGACAGAAACCTTGCAACTTACAATGGAGCGGCAAATAAGCCTTCATTTACCTACAATTTTACTTCACCGGCTTCAGGACAGCGTTTACTGGGAGTTGCCAATTTATGGTATATGCTGACTTCAAAAAGAATCCTGCATATTTCAAATAACACAACTTATGGTTATGCTTTAGAACAGGGACGTTCATGGGCGTTTTTGAATGCTAAAGAAAATTTTGGGAACCTCTCTACAAGTTTAGTGAAAATGGCACCATGGACTCCTGGTGGAGGAGCCTGGATTGGCGGTAATGCTACAGATGATAAAACAGAAAACTGGGTAAATTATAGTGCTAGTACTACCGGTGACAATAATATTATCAATAAAATTAATCCTGCAGATGCATCCAAAAAACCGGATATTATAATTCTGGGATATGATGTTCTTTATATAAGACCGGCTGTAGCAACAGCATTACTGGACTATATTAACAATAACGGAATTGTCATCATGTTGCTTCAGGATAGTGTAGGTCCCGAAAACAGAAGTTTCTTTAACAGCTTATTTGGCGTTTCAAATATTACTCTGGATTCCAATGGTAGTGGCGGTGCCATGTATCCTTTGGTAGGAACAAATTCTAATGACAAAATACTGAATGGTCAGGTAGGAGATGCACGTGGACAGTATTGGGGAGAAGATGCCGGTACAACTCTTGGAATTGTAAATGTTCCGCTAAGCCAGGTAACTGTATATTCCTACGGACAGGCCATCAATAGAACAGGTTCTAATTCGGGAATTACAATGTTTAAGCACAATACCAAGAACTTTTTCTATATAGGTGATGGTGGCTTTGTTTCCAACGGGGATCTTACTTCAGCCGTCATATGTCCGTTTAATTATGATGCTACAACCAAAAGACCATTACCAAAACCATACGGAGATGCAGGAAATGGTTATACTTCCCGGAGTAAAAGCGCATATAACAGTATTGTGATGGGGAATATTATGGTATGGGCTGCAAGAACATCTGAGTTTAATGGCTTTAAACCATGGAAATATGCGGCTCCACCAACTCCGTAA
- a CDS encoding helix-turn-helix transcriptional regulator: protein MQNRIINEEGSIHSLYINLINKYLYFLFCVFLIFSLFIGLFLKDIPISLFFIFISFSFLLIGKIKKSDCSKKVLNTLVSSIIIALTFHISFFHVYNYKDVGDEYFYFSLLFAIPFFFDYKTQRNIVYVLVLFILLNFVVVESFDLNFIPRNRFLKDTDYKVLRLVNVMMSVTTFFFHIGFIVDKDHKIELLINDINSKKMRIEDLAAANKELNKKTTIIQDLVQNKVKEISELAEQKSPLFLEKFQLFFPDFIPALLKINPDLVPSELQMCALIKLEFRTKDIAICTDSTVKSVESRKYRVKKKLHIPGDVNIDFFLSQL, encoded by the coding sequence ATGCAAAACAGAATTATTAATGAAGAAGGAAGTATTCATAGTCTCTATATAAATTTGATCAACAAATACCTGTATTTTCTGTTTTGTGTATTTCTTATTTTCTCATTGTTCATCGGATTGTTTCTAAAGGATATACCCATATCTTTATTCTTTATTTTTATTTCATTCAGTTTTCTTTTAATTGGAAAGATTAAGAAATCTGACTGCTCTAAAAAAGTATTAAATACTCTTGTGAGTAGTATTATTATAGCTCTTACATTTCATATTAGTTTTTTCCATGTCTATAATTATAAAGATGTCGGAGATGAATATTTCTATTTTTCCTTACTTTTTGCCATTCCTTTTTTCTTTGATTATAAAACTCAGAGAAATATTGTTTATGTATTGGTATTGTTTATTTTGTTAAATTTTGTTGTTGTTGAATCTTTTGATTTGAATTTTATTCCACGAAACAGATTCTTAAAGGATACTGATTATAAGGTTCTGAGGCTTGTTAACGTTATGATGTCAGTCACTACATTTTTTTTTCATATTGGTTTTATTGTGGATAAGGACCATAAAATAGAGCTTTTGATAAATGATATTAATTCAAAAAAAATGCGGATTGAAGACTTAGCAGCTGCCAATAAGGAACTGAACAAAAAGACTACGATTATTCAGGATCTTGTACAAAATAAGGTTAAAGAAATTAGTGAACTGGCTGAACAAAAATCACCTCTTTTTCTGGAAAAATTTCAATTATTCTTTCCTGATTTTATACCTGCACTTCTTAAAATTAATCCGGATCTCGTGCCTTCCGAACTGCAAATGTGTGCATTGATCAAACTAGAGTTCAGGACAAAAGATATAGCCATTTGTACTGATTCTACTGTAAAATCTGTTGAGAGTAGAAAATACAGAGTAAAGAAAAAACTCCATATACCGGGTGATGTAAATATTGACTTCTTTCTGAGTCAGCTGTAA
- a CDS encoding XAC2610-related protein codes for MNRIIIILLFISGFSFGQNTEFFSDSKTIIKPGKYKINIIQKNNKTESVVSFNLLRKSGSNWSKIQSGSFKKQTNFPLLVTTDEDLNNDGYNDLKISYAQAARGANEIEKLFVFNPKKQKLTEIINSQEYPNLHYNARRNCITSYMFYGGNVTYFLNIKQDKLEGFGKVEFSNDSIYSYKIKSKQEILLKKEAYKSNDGAVFFSNFDPVEE; via the coding sequence ATGAATAGAATCATTATCATATTACTTTTCATTTCCGGTTTTAGTTTTGGCCAGAATACTGAATTCTTTTCCGATTCAAAGACCATAATAAAGCCCGGGAAGTACAAAATAAATATTATCCAGAAGAATAACAAAACTGAATCCGTGGTCAGTTTTAATTTGCTCAGAAAATCCGGAAGCAATTGGTCCAAAATCCAAAGCGGATCATTTAAGAAACAGACAAATTTCCCGTTGTTAGTCACCACAGATGAGGATTTGAATAATGACGGATATAACGATTTAAAAATATCTTATGCTCAGGCTGCGAGGGGAGCCAATGAAATTGAAAAACTCTTTGTTTTTAATCCAAAAAAACAAAAGCTAACGGAAATTATTAATTCACAAGAATACCCGAATTTGCATTATAATGCCCGAAGAAATTGTATTACATCATATATGTTCTACGGTGGTAATGTCACTTATTTTCTGAATATCAAACAAGATAAACTGGAGGGTTTTGGAAAAGTCGAATTTTCTAATGACAGTATATACAGCTATAAAATTAAAAGCAAGCAAGAGATTTTGCTAAAAAAGGAGGCTTATAAATCAAATGACGGTGCTGTATTTTTTTCCAATTTCGATCCGGTAGAAGAATAA
- a CDS encoding Crp/Fnr family transcriptional regulator, giving the protein MFDQFRDKFRLDHEKWNRYINYFNKMKVPAKTVLLNEGEISKKLFFIEKGCIRVCFNHDGKDITSQFFFEESVVASIESFRKNIPSPTTLETIEPTTLWWIQKDDLNQMLEEIKEIPYLRDMFIDKIFERTFDYMKYFISSIKYTPQQRYLDLIRERPEIIQRVPQHYIASYLGITTVHLSRIKNKLLKK; this is encoded by the coding sequence ATGTTCGATCAATTCAGAGATAAATTTCGGTTAGACCATGAAAAGTGGAACAGGTATATTAATTATTTTAATAAGATGAAGGTTCCTGCTAAAACAGTTCTTCTAAACGAGGGAGAGATTTCAAAGAAACTTTTCTTCATCGAAAAAGGCTGCATCAGAGTATGTTTCAATCATGACGGAAAAGATATTACTTCACAATTCTTTTTTGAAGAAAGTGTCGTAGCATCCATTGAGAGTTTTAGAAAAAATATTCCCAGTCCTACTACTCTGGAAACAATAGAACCAACCACACTATGGTGGATACAAAAGGATGATTTAAACCAAATGCTGGAAGAAATTAAAGAAATTCCGTATTTGAGAGATATGTTTATCGATAAAATATTCGAACGGACATTTGACTATATGAAGTATTTCATTTCATCTATAAAATATACACCACAACAGCGTTATCTTGATCTAATAAGAGAAAGACCCGAAATTATACAACGTGTTCCCCAGCATTACATCGCTTCTTATCTGGGGATTACAACAGTACATTTAAGTCGTATAAAGAATAAATTGCTTAAAAAATAA
- a CDS encoding quinone oxidoreductase family protein, with product MKAAVILSKGALPTYVEDFAEPVAQNENEVLIHVKASAVKNLDKMRASGKHYSVQNENFIAKVVGGDGVGVLEDGTRVYGIGASGMIAEKAIIEKDKIVKLPNGISDEIAAALPNAVMGSAMALRFRANLQKNETVLINGATGVTGKIAVQIAKHYGAKKVVVTGRNEEKLKELLALGADDIIVLKQDDDVILSQIKALHQQSPFDVVIDYLWGHSAELILSAIKGNGGFSHRTRYVTVGGMMNDNMTLSSSILRSTDIQISGSGLGSWTPAEMKLLIHEILPEMFQLAADDQLKCDTVSVMINDVEKAWNMNIDSGKRLVVIIGS from the coding sequence ATGAAAGCAGCAGTTATATTATCAAAAGGAGCCCTTCCAACATATGTAGAAGATTTTGCAGAACCAGTAGCACAAAATGAAAATGAGGTATTAATCCACGTAAAAGCATCGGCAGTTAAAAATCTCGACAAAATGCGGGCAAGCGGAAAACACTATTCTGTACAAAACGAAAACTTCATTGCAAAAGTAGTAGGCGGAGACGGTGTAGGAGTACTTGAAGACGGAACACGGGTGTATGGAATTGGTGCAAGCGGAATGATTGCTGAAAAGGCAATTATTGAAAAAGATAAAATAGTAAAATTACCAAATGGAATTAGTGATGAAATAGCAGCAGCCCTTCCTAATGCTGTTATGGGATCGGCAATGGCATTACGCTTCAGAGCCAATTTACAAAAAAATGAAACCGTTTTAATAAATGGGGCTACAGGTGTTACCGGAAAAATTGCCGTACAGATTGCGAAACATTATGGCGCAAAAAAAGTTGTTGTCACCGGCCGAAATGAGGAAAAACTAAAAGAATTATTAGCCTTGGGGGCTGATGACATTATTGTACTTAAACAGGACGATGATGTCATCCTCTCACAAATAAAAGCTTTGCACCAACAAAGTCCATTTGATGTTGTAATTGATTATTTATGGGGACATAGTGCTGAATTAATTCTATCTGCAATAAAAGGAAACGGAGGCTTTTCTCATAGAACACGCTATGTAACAGTTGGAGGTATGATGAATGATAACATGACGCTGTCATCCTCTATTCTGCGTAGTACCGATATACAGATTTCCGGTTCGGGCCTGGGAAGCTGGACACCAGCCGAAATGAAATTACTAATTCATGAAATACTTCCTGAAATGTTCCAACTGGCAGCTGATGACCAATTAAAATGTGATACTGTTAGTGTTATGATTAATGATGTTGAAAAAGCATGGAATATGAATATTGATAGCGGAAAACGCTTAGTGGTTATAATTGGCTCTTAA
- a CDS encoding sulfatase-like hydrolase/transferase, producing the protein MKNIVRCALIYLFTVLFSNARAQKQPNIIVVLTDDMGYADIGAYGNPVIKTPFLDQMSRNGLMATNYVVSSPTCTPSRASMLTGRYSSRYDLPWPIAPGSKQGLPDDEVTIAEMLKANGYNTGMVGKWHLGDQKAENKPNGQGFDFYYGILYSHDYKAPYVNTDIPIRMFRNTKVEIEKPADSLLTRLYTKESINYIRQQKKDKPFFLYLAHNMPHLPVYYAAQSSALKNEKGGALGAVITEMDEGLAAIWKVLEEKGMADNTIFVFSSDNGPWTNFPERMEGDGVTIASHVGSAGIFRGSKAWSYEGGARVPFIVYWKNKIKPGTVLTSAISNLDLLPTIARWTNSPLPKNRELDGQDISQLLENKVKESEYIHRPIFIVNGSTKPEAVKYGNWKYREVPDLKHPRTGAVVPATTELFNLDEDPKESVNLIAKYPEKLKEMKQIFDSFKAVGK; encoded by the coding sequence ATGAAGAATATTGTACGTTGTGCCCTAATCTATCTTTTTACCGTCTTATTTTCCAATGCCAGAGCTCAGAAGCAGCCTAATATTATTGTTGTATTGACAGATGATATGGGATATGCAGATATTGGTGCTTATGGAAATCCTGTTATTAAAACTCCCTTTTTGGATCAGATGTCAAGAAATGGATTAATGGCTACGAATTATGTTGTCAGCAGTCCTACTTGTACACCTTCCAGGGCATCTATGCTTACTGGCCGTTATTCGTCCCGTTATGATTTACCATGGCCTATAGCGCCGGGATCTAAGCAAGGGCTACCGGATGATGAAGTAACAATTGCAGAAATGCTGAAAGCCAATGGTTATAATACCGGGATGGTTGGAAAATGGCATCTGGGAGATCAGAAAGCTGAGAATAAGCCAAACGGACAAGGATTTGATTTCTATTACGGAATATTATACAGTCACGATTATAAGGCTCCCTATGTAAATACGGACATTCCGATTAGAATGTTCAGAAATACCAAAGTTGAGATTGAAAAACCTGCAGATTCTCTTCTTACCCGGTTGTATACCAAAGAATCAATTAATTATATAAGACAGCAGAAAAAAGATAAACCGTTTTTCTTGTATCTGGCGCACAATATGCCGCATTTACCTGTGTATTATGCTGCACAATCTTCTGCCTTGAAAAATGAAAAAGGCGGGGCACTTGGTGCTGTAATTACTGAAATGGATGAAGGCCTAGCTGCGATATGGAAAGTATTGGAAGAAAAAGGTATGGCAGATAATACGATTTTTGTGTTTTCCAGTGACAACGGACCTTGGACGAATTTTCCTGAAAGAATGGAAGGGGATGGTGTAACGATCGCTTCTCATGTAGGAAGTGCCGGAATTTTCAGAGGTTCTAAAGCCTGGTCGTATGAGGGGGGAGCCCGCGTTCCGTTTATTGTATATTGGAAAAATAAAATTAAGCCCGGGACAGTTTTAACCAGTGCTATAAGCAATCTGGATCTATTACCAACAATTGCCAGATGGACCAACAGTCCATTACCAAAGAATAGAGAACTGGACGGGCAGGATATCAGTCAGCTTTTAGAAAATAAAGTAAAAGAATCTGAATATATTCATCGCCCGATCTTTATTGTAAATGGCAGTACAAAGCCTGAGGCTGTAAAATATGGTAATTGGAAATACAGAGAAGTGCCGGATCTTAAGCATCCCCGAACGGGAGCTGTTGTACCAGCCACTACAGAACTTTTTAATCTGGATGAAGATCCAAAGGAAAGTGTAAATCTAATCGCTAAATATCCCGAAAAATTAAAGGAAATGAAACAGATATTTGACAGTTTTAAGGCGGTTGGTAAATAA